Proteins encoded in a region of the Streptomyces sp. PCS3-D2 genome:
- a CDS encoding GNAT family N-acetyltransferase, whose translation MTPVHLAGPRLALREVEPEDTAALLAIYGDPEATRHLSFEPRTPDQVQAIVDRSIGSTKDTPRTEYCLAITPAGEHRLIGYARLATEPQQAATIGFALNPGEWGKGLGTETVHMLCALGFKVLGLHRIWAARSPLNEASARTLLRAGMTEDGRIRDHVFVHGAWRDSITYSILEHEWVQTGTFDLSADDGAPAGMPLTAADSGQEG comes from the coding sequence ATGACTCCAGTCCACCTGGCCGGCCCCCGCCTGGCACTGCGCGAAGTCGAACCCGAGGACACCGCCGCCCTCCTGGCCATCTACGGAGACCCCGAGGCCACCCGGCACCTCAGCTTCGAGCCCCGCACCCCCGACCAGGTCCAGGCGATCGTCGACCGGTCCATCGGCTCCACAAAGGACACTCCCCGGACCGAGTACTGCCTGGCCATCACCCCGGCCGGTGAACACCGGCTGATCGGCTACGCGCGCCTGGCGACCGAACCGCAGCAGGCGGCCACCATCGGGTTCGCCCTGAACCCGGGGGAGTGGGGCAAGGGCCTCGGCACGGAGACCGTCCACATGCTGTGTGCGCTCGGCTTCAAAGTCCTGGGTCTGCACCGCATATGGGCCGCACGCTCGCCTCTCAACGAGGCATCCGCGCGTACCCTCCTGCGGGCGGGCATGACCGAGGACGGGCGGATCCGCGACCACGTCTTCGTCCACGGAGCCTGGCGGGACTCGATCACCTACTCGATCCTGGAGCACGAGTGGGTGCAGACCGGCACCTTCGACCTAAGCGCTGACGACGGAGCCCCGGCAGGTATGCCCCTGACCGCGGCTGACAGCGGACAGGAGGGGTGA
- a CDS encoding transcriptional regulator, producing MTLQRHWQVYETFRLRFEATANTVAEEQNDRRLQGLSVSKRQFERWYGGAVKTRPYPDQCRVLEAMFGVSVDRLLAPTPAVDTPIVVPPPRPAPVLLPSERAAALPAGGPFSSESRLDAGTTELERQVAMAARRALRFTALAEGSSIGPETLGQIHDEVRRLTVAYPRLALPTLLGDLVEVQDLTFRLLEHGRVKPLQARDLYLLAGITSGMLAKASHDLGNPSAAMMQARTAFVCADNADHHAMRAWVRSLQSLISYWAGRPSEAADYATLGLGAAGNVRGTTSVWLACLSARAHALLGDGEATRTAIQQAEEARTAAEPDDLDAFGGIMTFPVPRQLYYVAEATVHLGEDPALGESQSEAAVAAYRTATEDEWAFGDEAGAQTDLALARIARGEIEGAIEAVQPVLDLPIEQRNFGITSSAQRVHSALQVEGRRNRGAAAAGLREEIEAFTATPTSVLVR from the coding sequence TTGACGCTGCAGCGGCACTGGCAGGTCTACGAGACCTTCCGCCTCCGGTTCGAAGCGACCGCCAACACGGTCGCGGAGGAGCAGAACGACCGTCGGCTTCAAGGCTTGTCGGTCTCCAAGCGGCAGTTCGAACGCTGGTACGGCGGTGCGGTCAAGACCCGCCCCTACCCGGACCAGTGCCGAGTGCTGGAGGCGATGTTCGGCGTCAGCGTCGATCGTCTTCTCGCTCCCACGCCTGCGGTCGATACCCCGATCGTCGTCCCACCGCCACGGCCAGCCCCTGTCCTTCTCCCCTCCGAGCGGGCAGCGGCACTGCCTGCTGGTGGCCCGTTCAGCAGCGAGTCCCGCCTCGACGCGGGCACCACGGAATTGGAAAGGCAGGTCGCGATGGCGGCTCGTCGTGCGCTCAGGTTCACCGCCCTGGCGGAGGGCAGCAGCATCGGCCCGGAGACCCTGGGCCAGATCCATGACGAAGTGCGACGGCTCACCGTCGCCTACCCGAGGCTCGCGTTGCCGACCTTGCTCGGCGACCTGGTCGAGGTACAGGACCTCACCTTCCGGCTCCTCGAGCACGGCCGGGTCAAGCCCCTGCAGGCCCGCGATCTCTATCTGCTCGCCGGCATCACCTCCGGCATGCTCGCCAAAGCGAGCCACGACCTGGGCAACCCCAGTGCCGCGATGATGCAGGCCCGCACCGCCTTCGTCTGCGCCGACAACGCCGACCACCACGCCATGCGCGCCTGGGTCCGCTCCCTGCAGTCGCTCATCTCCTACTGGGCCGGGCGCCCCTCCGAGGCCGCCGACTACGCCACCCTCGGCCTCGGTGCGGCGGGCAACGTCCGCGGCACCACCAGCGTCTGGCTGGCCTGTCTCTCCGCCCGTGCCCACGCCCTCCTCGGCGACGGCGAAGCCACCCGTACCGCTATCCAGCAGGCCGAGGAAGCCCGTACGGCCGCCGAACCCGACGACCTCGATGCCTTCGGCGGCATCATGACCTTCCCGGTGCCCCGGCAGCTGTACTACGTCGCCGAGGCCACCGTGCACCTCGGCGAGGACCCCGCTCTCGGCGAGAGCCAGTCCGAGGCCGCCGTCGCCGCGTACCGCACCGCCACGGAAGACGAATGGGCCTTCGGCGACGAGGCCGGCGCGCAGACCGACCTCGCCCTCGCGCGCATCGCCCGCGGCGAGATCGAAGGCGCCATCGAAGCCGTCCAGCCGGTACTCGACCTCCCCATCGAGCAGCGCAACTTCGGCATCACCAGCAGCGCCCAGCGGGTCCACTCCGCACTCCAGGTCGAAGGCAGGCGCAACCGAGGCGCGGCGGCGGCCGGCCTCCGCGAGGAGATCGAAGCCTTCACGGCCACCCCGACGTCCGTCCTCGTCCGGTGA
- a CDS encoding aspartyl/asparaginyl beta-hydroxylase domain-containing protein: METPTALAGQIAQLDAVDSAQLERMRHEALTAQAPWKAEYGAYQSGGWWTTSLMNASGDAADVTIGDCAARPTDLLAQMPDTAALLAELGLNYMWVRLARLEANAFLWEHRDYDELDQVERHRLHIPLHTNSSAYLVTGGTKVHMTGGRIWRLTPTYAHGVCNLLGPDRIHLIADVYADDAYRRLARHPSLHPTAVEPLPAINETITAERLQAARAMADLGYTEAAERMLLRLFYAYALPEGTVYDLIAELHTSLGDEEAATRWASAKRRLLALTA; encoded by the coding sequence ATGGAAACTCCGACCGCTCTGGCAGGGCAGATCGCCCAGCTGGACGCCGTGGACTCCGCCCAGCTGGAGCGGATGCGCCACGAGGCCCTGACGGCGCAGGCGCCCTGGAAGGCGGAGTACGGCGCCTACCAGTCGGGGGGCTGGTGGACGACCTCGCTGATGAACGCCTCCGGTGACGCCGCCGACGTGACGATCGGCGACTGCGCGGCCAGGCCGACGGACCTGCTGGCCCAGATGCCGGACACCGCCGCGCTGCTGGCCGAACTGGGCCTGAACTACATGTGGGTGCGGCTCGCCCGGCTGGAGGCCAACGCCTTCCTCTGGGAGCACCGCGACTACGACGAGCTCGACCAGGTGGAGCGGCACCGGCTGCACATCCCGCTCCACACCAACTCATCGGCCTACCTGGTCACCGGCGGCACCAAGGTCCACATGACCGGCGGGCGGATCTGGCGGCTGACGCCGACGTACGCCCACGGGGTCTGCAACCTGCTCGGCCCCGACCGGATCCACCTGATCGCCGACGTGTACGCCGACGACGCCTACCGGCGCCTGGCCCGGCACCCCTCGCTCCACCCGACCGCCGTCGAGCCGCTCCCCGCGATCAACGAGACGATCACCGCCGAGCGGCTGCAGGCCGCCCGCGCCATGGCCGACCTGGGCTACACGGAGGCGGCCGAGCGCATGCTGCTGCGGCTCTTCTACGCCTACGCCCTGCCGGAAGGCACGGTCTACGACCTGATCGCCGAGCTCCACACCTCGCTCGGTGACGAAGAGGCCGCGACGCGCTGGGCCTCGGCCAAGCGCCGCCTCCTCGCCCTCACCGCCTGA
- a CDS encoding LOG family protein → MNALHLAGPATSWAREGLTAVFFGGVVPASAEEESLAEEIGRALAQAGYSLLHGGYNGLMEAAARGASSEGATVTAVTLTGKHDEWGPFNPHATSSVHLHDLGARLNHYLRYADVIVAMGGGVGTLHELTAALYYATTIRPVPVFLAGSAALRLLAFLRQEKWLYETPTRPLGFLTAVESAAAVRTCLATLDTAPIGEA, encoded by the coding sequence GTGAACGCACTCCACCTCGCGGGCCCGGCCACCAGCTGGGCCCGCGAGGGCCTGACCGCCGTGTTCTTCGGCGGTGTCGTCCCCGCCTCCGCCGAGGAGGAGAGCCTGGCCGAGGAGATCGGCCGGGCCCTGGCCCAGGCCGGGTACTCGCTCCTGCACGGCGGCTACAACGGGCTGATGGAGGCCGCCGCCCGCGGAGCGAGCTCCGAAGGAGCCACGGTCACCGCGGTCACCCTGACCGGAAAGCACGACGAGTGGGGACCGTTCAACCCGCATGCCACCAGCTCGGTCCACCTCCACGACCTCGGCGCGCGGCTCAACCACTACCTGAGATACGCCGATGTGATCGTCGCGATGGGCGGTGGCGTCGGCACACTGCACGAGCTCACCGCCGCCCTGTACTACGCGACCACCATCCGGCCCGTACCGGTCTTCCTCGCCGGGTCGGCTGCCCTTCGCCTGCTCGCGTTCCTGCGGCAGGAGAAGTGGCTGTACGAGACCCCGACGCGGCCACTCGGTTTCCTCACCGCCGTCGAATCCGCCGCCGCCGTCCGCACCTGCCTCGCCACGCTGGACACAGCCCCGATCGGAGAAGCATGA
- a CDS encoding orotate phosphoribosyltransferase, which yields MTASTTPAGLTARLAETACVTAPFQLADGARLDAYFDEYRLAADPALLHDTAAALAGLVPADAQLLAGVELGGVPLVVALSAATGLPAVFLRRRPKGYGSRRQIEGASHTGRRTVLVDDVVRSGGQLLKMARTLRIAGAPVTDAMCVLERPLGGRLLLAEHRVTLHSLLTEADLPPSQGGAAA from the coding sequence ATGACCGCCAGCACGACGCCGGCCGGCCTCACCGCCAGGCTCGCCGAAACCGCCTGCGTCACCGCCCCGTTCCAGCTCGCCGACGGCGCCCGGCTGGATGCCTACTTCGACGAGTACCGGCTGGCCGCCGACCCCGCACTCCTGCACGACACCGCCGCCGCCCTGGCCGGTCTCGTGCCCGCCGACGCCCAGCTGCTGGCCGGGGTCGAGCTCGGCGGCGTCCCCCTTGTCGTCGCCCTGTCCGCGGCCACCGGTCTGCCCGCCGTCTTTCTGCGCCGCCGGCCGAAGGGCTACGGATCCCGGCGACAGATCGAGGGCGCCTCACACACCGGCCGCCGCACCGTCCTCGTCGACGACGTGGTCCGCTCCGGCGGCCAGCTCCTGAAGATGGCCCGTACCCTGCGGATCGCCGGGGCTCCCGTGACCGACGCGATGTGCGTGCTGGAGCGCCCGCTCGGAGGCCGCCTGCTGCTGGCCGAGCACCGCGTCACCCTGCACTCCCTGCTCACCGAGGCCGACCTGCCGCCATCTCAAGGTGGTGCTGCCGCATGA
- a CDS encoding HAD family hydrolase: MKRAVLFDLDGVLLDSHAAQLATLAGFATSALDRRVTVADLPTGAATVPRQQVLAELGLSGAINDDGWDAATATASLGTEVFPFVGETLTALRAAGVATGIVTLRSHRRVGWLLPPDVVDLIDTVVCFEDAAPKPAPDGLLLALRQLDVAPEGAVFVGDTELDVHAARAAGVRVVGAGWGFAGPEALSRAGADLVLPHAAALADVLLLLLAGAAPSHQIIKRS; this comes from the coding sequence ATGAAGAGGGCCGTACTCTTCGACCTCGACGGGGTCCTCCTCGACAGCCATGCCGCCCAACTCGCCACCCTGGCCGGGTTCGCGACTTCCGCGCTCGACCGCCGCGTCACCGTCGCCGACCTCCCCACCGGTGCGGCAACCGTGCCGCGGCAGCAGGTCCTGGCGGAACTCGGACTGAGCGGAGCGATCAACGACGACGGCTGGGACGCGGCCACCGCGACGGCGAGCCTCGGAACCGAAGTCTTCCCGTTCGTGGGCGAGACCCTAACGGCCCTCCGGGCCGCAGGTGTCGCCACGGGCATCGTGACCCTGCGAAGCCACCGCAGAGTCGGCTGGCTGCTGCCGCCGGACGTCGTCGACCTGATCGACACCGTCGTCTGCTTCGAGGACGCGGCCCCCAAGCCCGCGCCCGACGGGCTGCTCCTCGCCCTGCGGCAGCTCGACGTCGCACCGGAGGGCGCCGTGTTCGTCGGTGACACGGAGCTCGACGTCCACGCCGCCCGGGCGGCAGGCGTACGAGTCGTCGGGGCGGGATGGGGCTTCGCCGGTCCCGAGGCCCTCAGCCGGGCCGGCGCCGACCTCGTCCTGCCGCACGCGGCAGCGCTCGCCGACGTACTGCTCCTCCTTCTGGCGGGAGCCGCGCCTTCCCACCAAATCATCAAGCGATCTTGA
- the alaS gene encoding alanine--tRNA ligase, producing MRSTQIRSTFLDFFTSRGHRQVPSSPLIPSDPTLLLANAGMNQFKPYFLGEVTPQYPRATTIQKCARTSDIDNVGRTNRHATFFEMMGNFSFGNYFKADAIAYAWELLTQGYNLEKDRLWITVYEDDDEAEQLWRKIGVPAERIQRLGMEDNYWSMGVPGPCGPCSEVNYDRGPAFGREGGPAVDGERYVEIWNLVFMQYQRGEGDKKGNFPILGELAQQSIDTGLGLDRLAAILQDVENVCTTDLLMPTLNIVRELAGRDYPGNGEEKVSFQVVTEHARSIAYLIADGVLPAKDGRGYVLRRLMRRAIRHARLLGIDQPVLVPATATVIANLGDVWPELTDQANLIEQVVTAEEDSFTRTLTQGTRLLNAAIMRTRESRSGSLPGETAFELADTYGFPLELTVEAAHDAGLTVDEDRFATLLDEQRKRAKTGGKAKTADALRRQDTYRELSAHLPRTGFLGYEHLTSEVTVLGLISGGAVTTSAPEGSDIEFVLDRSPFYAEAGGQVGDTGTLRTEDGTLLRITDTRYGLEGFRVHSARVLEGELRTGARGEATVDADRRKGLMRSHSATHILHAVVRTTLGDHARQQGSLVESDRLRFDFAHFSAVAPEQLSRIEAAVNGHVLDDPAVRAWHADRAEAEAAGAIALFGEKYGDTVRIVDIGDFSRELCGGTHVAHGSQVGTFRLLSEGSIGSNLRRIEALTGHGALRHQDTERRLLDEVSALLTTRPKDAPETLRKRLDALSTAQQELGRLRQTELRNRAQQLAASARQVAGGRIVTQKVTDLGPDELRTLAAHTADLLNGDHAVVVFATGHTGKAHLAAAVTRSLHDTGVQASQILTAAARSVGGGAGGKGTVASAGGRRTEALDQALAIATEDAARVLSR from the coding sequence ATGCGCTCGACGCAGATCCGCTCCACCTTCCTGGACTTCTTCACCTCGCGCGGCCACCGCCAGGTCCCGTCCAGCCCGCTCATCCCCTCCGACCCGACCCTGCTGCTCGCCAACGCCGGCATGAACCAGTTCAAGCCCTACTTCCTGGGCGAGGTCACCCCGCAGTACCCCCGCGCCACCACCATCCAGAAGTGCGCCCGCACCTCCGACATCGACAACGTCGGCCGCACCAACCGGCACGCCACGTTCTTCGAGATGATGGGCAACTTCTCCTTCGGCAACTACTTCAAGGCCGACGCCATCGCCTACGCCTGGGAACTCCTCACCCAGGGCTACAACCTGGAGAAGGACCGCCTCTGGATCACCGTCTACGAGGACGACGACGAGGCCGAGCAGCTGTGGCGGAAGATCGGCGTCCCCGCCGAGCGCATCCAGCGCCTGGGCATGGAGGACAACTACTGGTCCATGGGCGTCCCCGGACCGTGCGGCCCCTGCTCGGAGGTCAACTACGACCGAGGGCCGGCCTTCGGCCGCGAGGGCGGACCCGCCGTCGACGGCGAACGCTACGTGGAGATCTGGAACCTCGTCTTCATGCAGTACCAGCGCGGCGAGGGCGACAAGAAGGGCAACTTCCCGATCCTCGGCGAGCTCGCCCAGCAGAGCATCGACACCGGCCTCGGCCTCGACCGCCTCGCCGCGATCCTTCAGGACGTCGAGAACGTCTGCACCACCGACCTGCTCATGCCCACCCTGAACATCGTCCGGGAGCTCGCCGGCCGCGACTACCCCGGCAACGGCGAGGAGAAGGTCTCCTTCCAGGTCGTCACCGAGCACGCCCGCTCGATCGCCTACCTCATCGCCGACGGCGTCCTGCCCGCCAAGGACGGCCGCGGATACGTCCTGCGCCGCCTCATGCGCCGGGCCATCCGCCACGCCCGCCTGCTGGGCATCGACCAGCCCGTCCTCGTCCCCGCCACTGCCACCGTGATCGCCAACCTCGGCGACGTCTGGCCGGAGCTCACCGACCAGGCCAACCTCATCGAGCAGGTCGTCACAGCCGAGGAAGATTCCTTCACCCGTACCCTCACGCAGGGCACCCGGCTGCTGAACGCCGCCATCATGCGCACCCGGGAGAGCCGCTCCGGCTCACTGCCGGGCGAGACCGCCTTCGAACTTGCCGACACCTACGGCTTCCCCCTGGAGCTGACCGTCGAGGCCGCCCACGACGCCGGCCTGACCGTCGACGAAGACCGCTTCGCCACGCTGCTGGACGAGCAGAGGAAGCGCGCCAAGACCGGCGGCAAGGCCAAGACCGCCGACGCCCTGCGCCGCCAGGACACCTACCGGGAGCTGTCCGCCCACCTGCCGCGCACCGGCTTCCTCGGCTATGAGCACCTCACCTCCGAGGTCACCGTGCTCGGCCTGATCTCCGGCGGGGCCGTCACCACCAGCGCCCCCGAGGGCTCCGACATCGAGTTCGTCCTCGACCGCTCGCCCTTCTACGCCGAAGCCGGCGGCCAGGTCGGCGACACCGGCACCCTGCGCACCGAAGACGGCACCCTGCTGCGGATCACCGACACCCGGTACGGCCTGGAGGGCTTCCGCGTCCACAGCGCCCGCGTCCTCGAAGGCGAGCTCCGCACCGGGGCGAGGGGCGAAGCCACTGTCGACGCCGACCGCCGCAAGGGCCTCATGCGCTCCCACTCGGCCACCCACATCCTGCACGCCGTCGTGCGCACCACCCTCGGCGACCACGCCCGCCAGCAGGGCTCCCTCGTCGAGTCCGACCGCCTGCGCTTCGACTTCGCCCACTTCTCCGCGGTCGCCCCCGAGCAGCTCTCCCGGATCGAGGCCGCCGTCAACGGCCACGTCCTCGACGACCCGGCCGTCCGCGCCTGGCACGCCGACCGCGCCGAAGCCGAGGCCGCCGGCGCCATCGCCCTGTTCGGCGAGAAGTACGGCGACACAGTCCGCATCGTCGACATCGGCGACTTCTCCCGCGAACTGTGCGGCGGCACCCACGTCGCCCACGGCTCCCAGGTCGGCACCTTCCGCCTGCTCAGCGAAGGCTCGATCGGTTCCAACCTCCGCCGCATCGAAGCCCTGACCGGCCACGGCGCCCTCCGCCACCAGGACACCGAGCGCCGCCTGCTCGACGAGGTCTCCGCCCTCCTCACCACTCGCCCCAAGGACGCCCCCGAAACCCTCCGCAAGCGGCTCGACGCTCTCAGCACCGCCCAGCAGGAACTCGGCCGCCTCCGCCAGACCGAGCTACGGAACCGAGCCCAGCAGCTCGCTGCCTCAGCCCGCCAGGTCGCCGGCGGCCGGATCGTCACCCAGAAGGTGACGGACCTCGGCCCCGACGAGCTGCGCACCCTGGCCGCCCATACCGCCGATCTCCTCAACGGCGACCACGCCGTCGTCGTCTTCGCCACCGGACACACCGGCAAGGCCCACCTCGCCGCCGCCGTCACCCGCAGCCTCCACGACACCGGCGTCCAGGCCAGCCAGATCCTCACCGCCGCCGCCCGCAGCGTCGGCGGTGGAGCCGGAGGCAAGGGCACCGTCGCCAGCGCCGGCGGGCGCCGCACCGAGGCCCTCGACCAGGCACTGGCCATCGCCACCGAGGACGCCGCCCGCGTCCTCAGCCGGTAG
- a CDS encoding GNAT family N-acetyltransferase — translation MDRPSIGASMRLSGRQAVVVRPFTQGDSVAALTRLLHRAYSGHAAEGRVFFASYQSAEDTAYRLGRGECWVALQGSELVGTVTLAASHEVPEGYPAGDGSGSFWQLAVDPAHRGSGLGQWLLSLAEERIAAMGSDAVVIDTSADAAELISWYRRRGYTPVGTWRWDVTNYDSLVLRKGLVEGGRGR, via the coding sequence GTGGACAGGCCATCCATAGGTGCGTCGATGCGGCTCAGCGGCCGGCAGGCGGTCGTGGTGAGACCGTTCACCCAAGGCGACTCCGTTGCGGCACTGACCCGTCTACTTCACCGTGCCTACTCGGGCCATGCCGCTGAGGGCCGAGTCTTCTTCGCCTCGTACCAGTCGGCCGAGGACACGGCCTACCGGCTGGGCCGGGGTGAGTGCTGGGTGGCCCTGCAGGGAAGCGAGCTGGTGGGCACCGTGACGCTGGCGGCTTCGCACGAGGTTCCGGAGGGCTATCCGGCCGGGGACGGCTCGGGCTCGTTCTGGCAGCTGGCCGTGGACCCCGCGCACCGGGGGTCGGGTCTTGGGCAGTGGCTGCTGTCGTTGGCGGAGGAACGCATCGCTGCGATGGGCTCCGATGCGGTGGTCATCGACACCTCTGCTGACGCCGCCGAGCTGATCAGCTGGTATCGCCGCCGCGGCTATACGCCCGTTGGGACGTGGCGGTGGGATGTGACGAACTACGACAGCCTGGTCCTGCGGAAGGGGCTGGTGGAGGGCGGACGCGGGCGGTGA
- a CDS encoding transposase, translated as MPAPRKYPLELRERAVRMYQTAEPKPVIRRMAEELGVHHEALRNWIRQAEADAGERGDLLTTAEREELAALRKENAQLKRANEILKAASAFFAQELDTTRRRY; from the coding sequence ATGCCTGCCCCGAGAAAGTACCCGCTGGAGTTGCGTGAGCGTGCGGTCCGGATGTACCAGACCGCCGAGCCGAAGCCCGTGATCCGCCGCATGGCCGAGGAACTCGGCGTGCACCACGAGGCCCTGCGTAACTGGATCCGTCAGGCCGAGGCCGACGCCGGCGAACGAGGCGACCTGCTCACCACCGCCGAGCGCGAGGAGCTCGCCGCTCTGCGGAAGGAGAATGCCCAGCTCAAGCGGGCGAACGAGATCCTCAAGGCCGCCTCGGCTTTTTTCGCCCAGGAACTCGACACGACCCGGCGAAGGTACTGA
- a CDS encoding IS3 family transposase codes for MTFLDERGDLGVEPVLRELHIPSSTYYRWRQAVKEPCERRRRDAELTGRIRQVHEESGGIYGSPRVHAVLRREGTRVGRKRVERLMREAGLAGISPRKSKGFTRRDPDSDLAPDLVRRDFTADGPNRLWVTDLTMIPTGEGPLWLSAIRDAFSRRVVAWETSARADADLVLTSLEYALASREPAPGELVHHADHGCQYTSVKLTTRLVRAGIQASMGSVGDSYDNALAENLWMVIKTECIRSRVFATRAEANLALFEYIDGFYNPRRIQKRLGYLSPIEYEEKHYTNQATTEQVNLKPRQPALTS; via the coding sequence CTGACGTTCCTCGACGAACGCGGTGATCTCGGTGTCGAGCCCGTACTCCGGGAACTGCACATCCCCTCCTCCACCTACTACCGCTGGCGCCAGGCGGTGAAGGAGCCGTGCGAGCGACGCCGCAGGGACGCGGAGCTGACGGGCAGGATCCGCCAGGTCCACGAGGAGTCCGGCGGCATCTACGGCTCACCCCGAGTGCACGCCGTCCTCAGACGCGAGGGCACTCGCGTCGGCCGTAAACGGGTCGAACGGCTCATGCGGGAAGCCGGCCTGGCAGGGATCAGCCCCCGCAAGTCCAAAGGCTTCACCCGCCGCGACCCGGACTCCGACCTCGCACCCGACCTGGTCAGACGCGACTTCACCGCCGACGGGCCGAACCGGCTGTGGGTCACCGACCTGACCATGATCCCCACCGGGGAGGGGCCGCTGTGGCTGTCCGCGATCCGCGACGCGTTCTCCCGCCGGGTCGTGGCCTGGGAAACCTCCGCCCGCGCCGACGCCGACCTGGTCCTCACCTCGCTGGAATACGCCCTCGCCAGCCGCGAGCCCGCCCCCGGCGAGCTCGTCCATCACGCCGACCACGGCTGTCAATACACGTCCGTGAAGCTCACAACACGCCTGGTCAGGGCCGGCATCCAGGCGTCCATGGGCTCGGTCGGCGACTCGTACGACAACGCCCTCGCGGAGAACCTGTGGATGGTCATCAAGACCGAATGCATCCGCAGCCGCGTCTTCGCCACACGTGCCGAGGCGAACCTCGCGCTCTTCGAGTACATCGACGGCTTCTACAACCCCCGCCGCATCCAGAAACGGCTCGGCTACCTCAGCCCCATCGAGTACGAGGAGAAGCACTACACCAACCAGGCAACGACCGAACAAGTGAACCTGAAACCACGTCAACCCGCTCTGACCAGCTAG
- a CDS encoding DUF6602 domain-containing protein, with product MIRTISDLLSGIIRDELPKLDNAPVRHAPTIGDMYEGLSSDVLNRALPVGLGLQVVSGFARDGRGSMSGQLDCMVVRGEGERIPYTDSYVWHVKDIIAVVEVKKNLHSAELRDAFAQLNSVAQIEHAYYQGDDEVPDDPDRSMAPSVRTFAEMTGKLAWDGEGPVALAYEEDAVLQTLLLEQISAVRIILGMHGFKSERAFRSSMSNYIGQNIGKHGFGPANFPQLIVSGGYSLVKANGRPFMTPLIDGWWPFYFSTPENPLRLLLEFIWTRLDELYGLGGEVWGEDLETEIARTLLSCRAAILDGRGGWQIQVHNAGDETLDVTSATERWRPNFIGEEEFVLLTRLCQGREVRCDDPEMIAWLKSRGVEISDVRNRLLETRLVASSGQSLKLIAKKCQLAILPTGEYVAAENSTGRLDRWVFRRIENSRG from the coding sequence GTGATTCGCACGATTTCCGACCTTCTGTCGGGCATTATTCGAGACGAGCTGCCTAAACTCGACAATGCTCCTGTAAGGCATGCTCCCACAATTGGAGACATGTATGAGGGGCTGTCTTCAGACGTATTGAACCGCGCCCTGCCGGTCGGATTGGGTCTGCAGGTGGTATCCGGGTTTGCTCGCGACGGTCGCGGAAGCATGTCCGGCCAACTTGATTGCATGGTGGTTCGGGGCGAGGGAGAAAGGATCCCATATACCGACTCTTATGTGTGGCATGTTAAAGACATCATTGCCGTTGTCGAAGTTAAGAAGAATCTCCACTCGGCCGAGCTTCGCGATGCGTTTGCTCAGCTTAATTCAGTCGCTCAGATCGAGCACGCCTACTATCAAGGCGATGACGAGGTGCCGGACGACCCCGATCGGAGTATGGCTCCGTCGGTTAGAACGTTCGCGGAGATGACTGGGAAGTTGGCCTGGGATGGGGAGGGGCCTGTCGCCCTCGCCTACGAAGAGGATGCCGTACTTCAAACCCTCCTCCTGGAACAGATTTCTGCGGTCCGAATCATTCTCGGGATGCACGGATTTAAGAGCGAGCGAGCATTTCGATCGTCGATGTCGAACTACATTGGGCAGAATATTGGGAAGCATGGATTCGGTCCGGCAAATTTCCCTCAATTGATCGTTTCGGGTGGATACTCCCTCGTTAAGGCCAATGGTCGGCCGTTCATGACACCTCTAATCGATGGGTGGTGGCCGTTTTACTTCTCGACGCCGGAGAACCCGCTGAGGCTGTTGCTGGAGTTCATTTGGACGCGACTGGATGAGCTGTACGGCCTTGGGGGAGAGGTTTGGGGAGAAGATCTTGAGACTGAGATCGCCAGGACTCTGTTGAGCTGTCGTGCTGCCATCCTCGATGGGAGAGGCGGCTGGCAAATTCAAGTGCATAATGCTGGTGATGAAACGCTTGACGTGACTTCGGCGACAGAGCGGTGGCGTCCAAATTTCATCGGAGAGGAGGAATTTGTTTTGCTAACGCGGCTGTGTCAAGGGAGGGAGGTGCGTTGCGATGACCCGGAGATGATCGCATGGCTAAAGTCAAGGGGTGTTGAAATTAGTGACGTGCGCAACCGCCTGTTGGAAACCCGCCTCGTTGCCTCATCTGGGCAGAGCCTGAAGTTGATCGCAAAGAAGTGCCAGTTGGCTATTCTTCCGACGGGTGAATATGTCGCTGCGGAAAATAGTACTGGCCGATTGGACCGTTGGGTTTTTCGCCGGATTGAGAATTCGCGCGGTTGA